One genomic segment of Lysobacter sp. 5GHs7-4 includes these proteins:
- a CDS encoding LytTR family DNA-binding domain-containing protein, translating to MAKAVIAEDEALLRQALLDLLAEAWPGLDVVAACEDGAEALEAIAAHAPDVAFLDIRMPGLSGLDVAAAAAEASPHTRIVFVTAYDQYAVDAFERGAIDYLLKPIAPERLAATVRRLQARSADDGAEAGALAALLRQLGAGLPRADTAPALTWITASAGRETRLILVDDVAYFRADHKYTTVVTAEGEALLRTPIRELVGMLDPNVFKQIHRSTIVNLKAIAAIVRDDSGRGTVRLKQRPETLSVSQPFMALFRHM from the coding sequence ATGGCTAAGGCCGTCATCGCCGAAGACGAAGCGCTGCTGCGCCAGGCCCTGCTCGACCTGCTGGCCGAGGCCTGGCCCGGGCTGGACGTGGTGGCCGCCTGCGAGGACGGCGCCGAGGCGCTGGAAGCCATCGCCGCGCATGCGCCCGACGTCGCCTTCCTCGACATCCGCATGCCGGGCCTGAGCGGGCTGGACGTGGCCGCCGCCGCGGCCGAGGCCAGCCCGCACACGCGCATCGTGTTTGTGACCGCCTACGACCAGTACGCGGTGGACGCCTTCGAGCGCGGCGCGATCGACTACCTGCTCAAGCCGATCGCGCCCGAGCGTTTGGCCGCGACGGTGCGCCGCCTGCAGGCGCGCAGCGCCGACGACGGCGCCGAGGCCGGCGCACTGGCCGCCTTGCTGCGCCAGCTGGGCGCGGGCCTGCCGCGCGCCGACACGGCGCCGGCCTTGACCTGGATCACCGCCAGCGCCGGCCGCGAGACGCGCCTGATCCTGGTCGACGACGTCGCCTACTTCCGCGCCGATCACAAGTACACCACCGTGGTCACCGCCGAAGGCGAAGCGCTGCTGCGCACGCCGATCCGCGAGTTGGTGGGCATGCTGGATCCGAACGTGTTCAAGCAGATCCACCGCTCGACCATCGTCAACCTCAAGGCGATCGCGGCGATCGTGCGCGACGACAGCGGCCGCGGCACGGTGCGGCTCAAACAGCGCCCGGAAACCTTGAGCGTGAGCCAGCCGTTCATGGCTCTGTTCCGACACATGTAG
- a CDS encoding metalloregulator ArsR/SmtB family transcription factor, translating to MQPQRLDATFAALADPTRRAILARLASGEATVTELAEPFAMSQPAISKHLKVLEHAGLISRGRDAQRRPCRIEAQPLAEANVWLEHYRRIWERNYQRLDALLSELQAEPAPAQPSKSRKPR from the coding sequence GTGCAACCGCAACGCCTCGACGCCACCTTCGCCGCCCTGGCCGACCCCACGCGACGGGCAATCCTGGCCCGCCTCGCCAGCGGCGAAGCCACCGTGACCGAACTGGCCGAGCCCTTCGCCATGAGCCAGCCGGCGATCTCCAAGCACCTCAAGGTGCTGGAGCACGCCGGCCTGATCAGCCGCGGTCGCGACGCCCAGCGCCGCCCCTGCCGGATCGAAGCGCAGCCGCTGGCCGAGGCCAACGTCTGGCTGGAGCACTACCGCCGCATCTGGGAACGCAACTACCAGCGCCTGGATGCGTTGCTGAGCGAACTGCAAGCCGAACCGGCGCCCGCCCAACCGTCCAAATCACGCAAGCCACGTTAA
- a CDS encoding SRPBCC family protein, with the protein MHTHNALTVTAPGEREIVITRAFDAPRELVFDALTKPELLKRWFHGPDGWTLIVCEVDLRVGGAYRFVWSGPQGVEMGMGGVHREIERPARIVRTELYDHDWTGGETVGTSTLDERDGKTTLVTTVVYASRAARDGALASNMEQGIAAGYAKLDAFLADASTVSG; encoded by the coding sequence ATGCACACCCACAACGCCCTCACCGTCACCGCCCCGGGCGAACGCGAGATCGTGATCACGCGCGCGTTCGATGCGCCGCGCGAACTCGTGTTCGACGCGCTCACCAAACCCGAACTGCTCAAGCGCTGGTTCCACGGCCCCGACGGCTGGACCCTGATCGTGTGCGAGGTCGACCTGCGCGTCGGCGGCGCCTATCGCTTCGTCTGGAGCGGCCCGCAGGGCGTGGAGATGGGCATGGGCGGCGTGCATCGCGAGATCGAGCGGCCGGCCCGCATCGTGCGCACCGAGCTCTACGACCACGACTGGACCGGCGGCGAGACCGTCGGCACCTCCACGCTGGACGAGCGCGACGGCAAGACCACCCTGGTCACCACCGTGGTCTACGCCTCGCGCGCGGCGCGCGACGGCGCCCTGGCCAGCAACATGGAACAGGGCATCGCCGCTGGCTACGCCAAGCTCGACGCC